Proteins co-encoded in one Nicotiana sylvestris chromosome 7, ASM39365v2, whole genome shotgun sequence genomic window:
- the LOC104234474 gene encoding heavy metal-associated isoprenylated plant protein 47-like: MTKKIVIDLPLNTENCRSKAMQIAVRSAGVISVNIDKEKGHLVVIGVGIDFFRLMNCIRKKFKCSSIVSLEEVKQEKPASPKKPSCPSPKCPPICGGQYYPICQPVYDPYNPSCTIM; the protein is encoded by the exons ATGACG AAAAAGATTGTGATTGATCTCCCTCTCAACACCGAGAACTGTAGATCAAAGGCCATGCAGATAGCTGTAAGAAGTGCAG GAGTAATATCAGTGAACATAGACAAGGAAAAAGGGCATTTGGTGGTGATAGGAGTAGGGATTGATTTTTTCAGGCTGATGAATTGCATAAGGAAGAAATTCAAGTGTTCAAGCATTGTGAGCTTGGAAGAAGTGAAACAGGAAAAGCCAGCTAGTCCTAAAAAACCAAGTTGCCCAAGTCCAAAATGCCCACCAATATGTGGTGGTCAGTACTATCCAATATGCCAACCCGTTTATGATCCTTATAATCCATCTTGCACCATTATGTGA